A genome region from Eremothecium gossypii ATCC 10895 chromosome VII, complete sequence includes the following:
- the DCN1 gene encoding NEDD8 ligase DCN1 (Syntenic homolog of Saccharomyces cerevisiae YLR128W (DCN1); 1-intron): MSNARQRELIREFLAVTSATSAAAETYLERNHWSLDHALDDFYTQSGGGGRAEQYSAELVATFERYAAGGAMDTEALVRYVGDLGFQLEDVATLCLARLLKVEELTADISRFQFLSTWHGLGCSSLPDMRAAVDALELRLRTDAAYFRALYAYTFGLGLDAGGRRLSVETAIAYWSLFFLDHTYAVTVPAPRLRSWFEFLRAGDHSVSRDTWDMFPRFAQRFPDDTELLEHYNELASWPLVIDEYYEWVKGRNQL; this comes from the exons ATG AGCAATGCACGCCAAAGAGAACTGATCAGGGAGTTCCTGGCGGTGACCAGCGCGACGAGCGCGGCCGCAGAGACATACCTCGAGCGCAACCATTGGTCGCTGGACCACGCACTGGACGACTTCTACACGCAGAgcgggggcggcgggcgcgcggagCAGTACAGCGCGGAGCTGGTGGCCACTTTTGAGCGCTAcgctgcgggcggcgcgaTGGACACGGAGGCGCTGGTGCGCTACGTGGGCGATCTGGGGTTCCAACTCGAGGACGTCGCGACACTGTGCCTGGCGCGCCTGCTGAAGGTCGAGGAGCTTACGGCGGACATCTCGCGCTTCCAGTTCCTGTCGACGTGGCACGGACTGGGCTGCAGCTCGCTGCCGGACATGCGCGCGGCTGTGGACGCGCTAGAGCTGCGCTTGCGCACCGACGCAGCCTACTTCCGCGCGCTGTACGCCTACACCTTCGGCCTCGGGCTGGACGCCGGCGGCCGTCGTCTGTCCGTGGAGACCGCGATTGCGTACTGGTCGCTGTTCTTCCTGGACCACACCTATGCCGTCACTGTACCCGCCCCGCGCCTGCGCTCCTGGTTCGAGTTCCTGCGCGCGGGCGACCACAGCGTTAGCCGCGATACCTGGGACATGTTTCCGCGCTTCGCGCAGCGCTTCCCGGACGACACAGAGCTCCTGGAACACTACAACGAACTGGCGTCCTGGCCTCTGGTAATCGACGAGTACTACGAGTGGGTCAAGGGCCGCAACCAGCTGTAA
- the APC2 gene encoding anaphase promoting complex subunit 2 (Syntenic homolog of Saccharomyces cerevisiae YLR127C (APC2)) yields MMYSQEAVGCQQQVVDAVCTWDPSLKDEIEAVLEWMDPNDDHNNHQMRPPSLRIKNSIRLLRLGEQAPGTTVGLLRQCAVSQMRQHFFRHWERLEQYTDMVKLERYYEFPLRYVAVFTEDEVAAELVGLRKYLLNGNPGFRANMEARIRALILQDDDFETAARLYKWIVQGLGHPMVKFVIEVLTQKIALFCRNRMDGNVDQRYLIMEVFNSFIARCWAQFIQLLQFPTADDPELNNLIYRCFEKKFIELKTQELFHQIIPKFPMSKPALLEMKSVIKGDTAELDRLVAQIYNDFHKELLVPSVTTVEILLYYVKTIKCLMVVDPTGRSMNRFTSKLKPKIKERSDLIISVLCAILELDSDEIHEVISKNTLTENPQLLSQLSKELKNSTALTFHSMSTSKGKAAIYSVAFERQDQLVKQFLEWTPEPGPFTADDAKALNSDDDGAETLELPKDVLEVVFQVFDSPEVLINEFIQLVTNHMLQMDGYVLNAKWSQLLKTVMKKYFKNNKQVLKSMCEESNLVNVFVMWSDLEKSATFQTWSTKLQLVPPNVYPKIISYLYWKIGRRSPYGDYAVAPGLAAIFDQMEKAFETRSPGRKLRFQKDQGSVDLQLVFEDGRHWSSRVSLPKYTVIDLFQRQACPLSVTDIAAHTNMSPRLVEDIIQFWCHEHVLHLNKNDLYEILENHNSAIASRQSQASVPAFHPVSSAYAT; encoded by the coding sequence ATGATGTATTCGCAGGAAGCTGTAGGCTGCCAACAGCAGGTGGTTGATGCGGTGTGTACATGGGACCCGAGCTTGAAGGATGAGATAGAGGCGGTGCTAGAGTGGATGGACCCGAATGACGACCACAATAACCACCAGATGCGGCCGCCGAGCCTGCGGATCAAGAACAGCATCCGGCTGCTCCGGTTGGGGGAGCAGGCGCCAGGGACGACGGTTGGGCTGCTCCGGCAGTGCGCAGTGTCGCAGATGCGGCAGCACTTTTTCCGACACTGGGAGCGCTTGGAGCAGTACACAGACATGGTGAAGTTGGAGAGGTACTACGAGTTCCCGCTCCGGTACGTGGCGGTGTTTACGGAGGATGAGGTTGCAGCAGAGCTCGTGGGGCTTCGGAAGTACTTGTTGAACGGGAACCCGGGGTTCCGGGCGAACATGGAGGCGCGGATCCGGGCGCTGATCCTCCAGGACGACGACTTCGAGACGGCCGCGCGGCTCTACAAGTGGATCGTGCAGGGGCTGGGGCACCCGATGGTGAAGTTTGTGATTGAGGTGCTCACGCAGAAGATCGCGCTCTTCTGCCGTAACCGGATGGACGGCAACGTGGACCAACGCTATCTGATCATGGAGGTATTTAACAGTTTCATTgcgcgctgctgggcgCAGTTCATCCAGCTACTCCAGTTCCCGACCGCGGACGACCCCGAGCTCAACAACCTCATCTACCGTTGCTTCGAGAAGAAGTTTATTGAGCTCAAAACGCAGGAGCTCTTTCATCAGATCATCCCGAAGTTCCCGATGTCCAAGCCGGCGCTCTTGGAGATGAAGAGCGTGATTAAGGGCGACACGGCCGAGTTGGACCGGCTTGTCGCCCAGATATACAACGACTTTCACAAGGAGCTTTTGGTTCCGAGCGTGACGACAGTCGAGATACTTTTGTACTACGTCAAGACGATCAAGTGCCTCATGGTAGTGGATCCGACCGGTCGCTCCATGAACCGCTTCACCTCGAAGTTAAAGCCCAAGATCAAGGAGCGCTCCGATTTGATCATCTCGGTGCTCTGTGCGATCCTGGAGCTCGACAGCGACGAGATACATGAGGTTATCTCCAAGAATACGTTGACCGAGAACCCCCAGCTTCTCAGCCAGCTCTCAAAGGAGCTCAAGAACAGCACTGCTCTAACATTCCACTCCATGAGCACGAGCAAGGGCAAAGCAGCAATCTACTCTGTGGCGTTCGAGCGGCAGGACCAGCTCGTGAAACAGTTTTTGGAATGGACCCCGGAGCCCGGTCCCTTCACCGCCGACGATGCCAAGGCCCTCAACAGCGACGACGATGGCGCCGAGACGCTCGAGTTGCCGAAGGACGTGCTCGAGGTGGTTTTCCAGGTTTTTGACTCCCCGGAGGTCTTGATCAACGAGTTCATCCAGCTTGTCACCAACCACATGCTCCAGATGGACGGGTACGTGCTCAACGCCAAGTGGTCGCAACTGTTGAAGACCGTCATGAAGAAGTATTTTAAGAACAACAAGCAGGTGTTGAAGTCGATGTGCGAGGAGTCCAACCTTGTCAACGTCTTTGTCATGTGGAGCGATCTCGAGAAAAGCGCCACCTTCCAGACGTGGAGCACCAAGCTACAGCTCGTGCCGCCCAACGTCTACCCCAAAATCATCTCCTACTTGTACTGGAAGAtcggccgccgcagcccCTACGGCGACTACGCCGTCGCCCCCGGCCTTGCTGCCATCTTCGACCAGATGGAGAAGGCCTTCGAGACACGCTCCCCGGGCCGGAAGTTGCGTTTCCAAAAGGACCAGGGTTCCGTCGACCTCCAGCTTGTCTTCGAAGACGGCCGCCACTGGTCCAGCCGCGTCTCGCTCCCAAAGTATACCGTCATTGACCTTTTCCAGCGACAGGCCTGCCCGTTGTCTGTCACCGACATTGCCGCGCACACCAACATGTCCCCCCGCCTCGTAGAGGACATAATTCAGTTCTGGTGCCACGAGCACGTGCTCCATCTCAACAAGAATGACCTCTACGAGATCCTTGAGAACCACAACTCCGCCATTGCCTCGCGCCAGTCCCAGGCGTCAGTCCCGGCCTTCCATCCAGTGTCCAGCGCCTACGCCACGTAA